In Paenibacillus dendritiformis, the DNA window GCCGGCAGCACGGGCTTCTGCAGCACTCTGCCCTTCTCGTCGTATACTTTGCGCTGCCATTCCCTTTTGACCCGCCGGAGCGTGACGATGCGGCGGAAGGCCCCTTCCTCGAGCAGCTGCCGGATGCCGGGGCGGCGCAGCAGATCGTCCATATCCTCCGCATGCGCGGTGGCCATCAGGCGAACGCCGGCATGCATCGCCTCCCTCATCGCCTGCACATCCTCCTCCCGTCCCATCTCGTCCACGGCAAGCACGTCGGGCGACATGGAACGGATGAACATCATCATCCCTTCCGCCTTGGGGCACCCGTCCATTACGTCGGTCCGATAGCCGAGATCATAGCTCGGCACGCCCTTGATGCACCCGGCAATCTCGGACCGCTCATCTACGACGCCTACCTTGAGCGCCTTCCACCTCGCTTCGGGATGATGCCAGCACCCGCTGCCAATCGCCCGCACCAGGTCGCGCAGCAGCGTCGTCTTGCCCTGCTGCGGAGGCGACACGATCAGCGTATGATGAACATGCGCATGCTTGAAATCAAGCAGCATCGGCATTACCGAAGCCGCGATGCCGTGCACCTCCCGCGCAATCCTCAGATTGAAGCCCGTTATCTCCCGCAGATGGCTTACCCGGCCTTGCGCAAGCACCGTGCGGCCGGCGAGGCCAATCCGGTGTCCGCCCGGAATCGTGACGAATCCGCGGCGCAATTCTTCCTCCATCGTGTACAATGAATGATTCGTTATCAGATC includes these proteins:
- the spoIIIAA gene encoding stage III sporulation protein AA, producing the protein MEALSWSAVLPPMLKSILMGLPAGTYRELEEIRIRVGRPLEIGIMGDFQLVTERGERTDNPNAAYRPSREDGHQLLDLITNHSLYTMEEELRRGFVTIPGGHRIGLAGRTVLAQGRVSHLREITGFNLRIAREVHGIAASVMPMLLDFKHAHVHHTLIVSPPQQGKTTLLRDLVRAIGSGCWHHPEARWKALKVGVVDERSEIAGCIKGVPSYDLGYRTDVMDGCPKAEGMMMFIRSMSPDVLAVDEMGREEDVQAMREAMHAGVRLMATAHAEDMDDLLRRPGIRQLLEEGAFRRIVTLRRVKREWQRKVYDEKGRVLQKPVLPAEGRRPECSSSSDRHS